The Rheinheimera mangrovi genome contains the following window.
GCCTGCAACTTATCTGGCGGACTTTCTTATCGTGGCCGAAACCCTGGAGCCGGCGCATTATTATCATCGATTGCATGAAAAATCAGAGGCAGGACTTTATCATCAACAGGCACCGTTAAATCAACTGGTCGACTTTTTGCCGGCAGAGCATCAAGCGATGCGGCGCTTTGAACAAGATGTCGCTTTGTGGCTGGAGCAAAAAAAGCCAGAACAATTAAAGCGTCTGCAGCAAAAATTACAGCGTTGGCAAAAAGCCGCACAGGCGTTATCTGCAGCACCTGACACAGCACTCACCCCACTTTTTATACAAACCGCACAGCTGTGTCAGGCGGGCTTAGCTGTATCAGCCAGCATTGCAGCTTCGCAGAAACTCTCGTTAGCAGAGCGCCAAAAGATAGAGCTGCAACTAGATAAGGCGAAGGCTATTCAGCAGGAATTGATTATCGCTTTGCACAGATCCATTGCAGCTCTGCTTCAGGCGTCTCCTCACAGGCTGCATTAGGCAAAAGGCTCTGCCACAATAGGCCAGATAGGACGGCTCAATTTTTTATAGCCGTTACGTTTAGGGTCGCTTGGGTAAGGTGCACCAGCATCAACATAAATAATATGCGAAGCCAGAGGCGCAAAGCCCTGATAAAAGTGATTGGTGGATTTGATCAGCAACAGTTTGTACTCTTTGGGCTCCATACCTAAAGCTCTGAATAAACTAGGGTCAAAAGACTGGCATCTGTTGCTGTTCAGGATCACTTCAATGCCATTAAAACGGATCAGTGCGCAATCGCCCATAGGCACCAGACTGTCGGCAAACTGCTGCTGTGCTTCTGCCTGCAGGCGCACTACTGTCACTAATTTATCTATCGGCTCGCCTGCAGTAGCACAGCTTTTACCACCAAACCTCAATTCTATTTCAGCCCCCTCGCCGGCAGCAAAACAGAGTTTGACCGCCATAGGATCCCAAATTGTTCCTACAGCAACCTGCTGTAACTGACGTTTGATCACCTGGTGCAAAACTAAGGTACCATCCCCAGCTACACCACCACCTGGATTATCCCAGACATCCGCCAGTACCACAGTGCCAGATAACGACTGCGCCTGATCTAACGCTGCGCTGATGTCATAAAACTGCGGTAAGGTCTGGCCACGGTAAGAAAACAGCTCCAATCCTAACTGCTGTGCCAAAGCGGCTCCTTTTTCAGCATCATTATTGGTGATCACCAATAACTTAGAGCCCATATCTGGCACATCACCTGCCATAAACCCATGGATCACCGAAATAGATAAAGCCCGCTGCTGTTGCTCCAGCAGACAAATTTTTTCGATAAAGGATTTCATCGGTTCATGGCTGGTAGGTAAAACATCAATCATACGGCAGTCAAAACAACTCATCACAGGCCGGATATCGCCCCGCGCAGCTGCGACAGCCAACTGCACCAGCTCCCGCGATCTGGCCATAAAATCCAGATGCGGAAACTCTTTAAAAGCGATCAACAAATTTGCGGAAGCTAAGCGTAAATCAGTTAAATGACTATGCGGATCCAGGGTTGCACCAACAATGGCTGTGGGTCCCACTATAGCTCTTATTCTGCTTAATAAATCACCTTCACAGTCATCATAACCCTGCGCCACCATAGCACCATGCAAACCTATTAACACCACCTGCACCGGCATAGCAGCCGAGAGTTGCTGTAAAATTTCATCCCGCAAATGCTCATAAGACAAACGATTTAACAAACCACCAGGTTCTGCCCAGGCGCAACTGCCTTCTATTACTTCGACAGTTTTATTTAATTCAGCATATTCGCGACAAGCCACCAAAGGCGCACTACACAAGGTAGGTGTGGCAGGATGCTGGCCAGGCGGTGCGTAAAAGCTTTGATAGAAACTTACTAAATCAGTGTACATAGGAGAGAAGGTATTTGTTTCTGTCGCCAGCGACGCGGTAAAAATACGCATATTGCCTCTGTTGCTTATTTATTACTTAAATAGATTGCTTAAATAGTGCCTGGGAAATTGCGCTGGACTATTTGATTCGGAAACCTTCGCCTGAACGGCATCAGCAGTTCCCTCTCGCTGCATGGTAATGATCTGTAAGGCTTGTTCCCTGCTGATATCGGAGGGTTTGCTCAATAAGCTGACTATGCAAGCCAGACTTAAAGACACAGCCAAAGCTGGTAAGCAAGGATTGCC
Protein-coding sequences here:
- a CDS encoding M81 family metallopeptidase codes for the protein MRIFTASLATETNTFSPMYTDLVSFYQSFYAPPGQHPATPTLCSAPLVACREYAELNKTVEVIEGSCAWAEPGGLLNRLSYEHLRDEILQQLSAAMPVQVVLIGLHGAMVAQGYDDCEGDLLSRIRAIVGPTAIVGATLDPHSHLTDLRLASANLLIAFKEFPHLDFMARSRELVQLAVAAARGDIRPVMSCFDCRMIDVLPTSHEPMKSFIEKICLLEQQQRALSISVIHGFMAGDVPDMGSKLLVITNNDAEKGAALAQQLGLELFSYRGQTLPQFYDISAALDQAQSLSGTVVLADVWDNPGGGVAGDGTLVLHQVIKRQLQQVAVGTIWDPMAVKLCFAAGEGAEIELRFGGKSCATAGEPIDKLVTVVRLQAEAQQQFADSLVPMGDCALIRFNGIEVILNSNRCQSFDPSLFRALGMEPKEYKLLLIKSTNHFYQGFAPLASHIIYVDAGAPYPSDPKRNGYKKLSRPIWPIVAEPFA